The sequence CAGCCGTTGCTGATTATTACTTCCAGAAatgacagagcagagaggagacgCTTCATATTGTTTGACTGTAACCAGTCGTGGCATCTTCCCATCTGTGCCCCCTTGGCAAAACCTGTTTGAAGTCTGAAGGAGGTTGTTTTACTTCCCCTATCagttggagaggatgggagaggacccACTGTGATGTGTAACTTTTGACACATTCTGATTTTGGCTCCATTTCTGAGGAGATGTTCCTGGATTCGGACAAAAGTATACAGTTGTTACACAGTCGATTCAATTGAGGAAGTTTTGTTTTGTTGCTTGCAAAGTTTGCTGGCTGAAATAACCCATATGCTTTTTTCCCCCTGTCCCCCCTCCCTTaatctctgtgtttctgtctctctcactctctctatcttgctctccctccctctctctctaacttgctccccacctctctctctaacttgctctcccccctctctatctctctcccctcccttgtcTCTCTCGCTCACCAGCTCTCACCACCAACAGTACATGGGGAACCCCTACACTATCTGTCCATCTCCTGAGACAAAGCGTGGAATGTGTTCTATAATGGTCGCCCCAATCGTACATGTGTTGGTGCTAATGGCCGTCATGGCCGCCCTGCCTGGCCCTGGAATGTGTCAGATAAACAGCACCACAGACGAGGGGGAGAAGGACTCCCTACCCCCAGACCAGGGCCTGGTCCTCCTCAACACCCACATCACCCTCCAACCCCTGGGCTTCCACAGCACCAGCAGCCCCTTCCTGGAGCATGGGAGCCCCATCTCCACCAGGGGCCACCATGGGCCGCAATGGCACAGGGTCGGAGCTGGATCTGGGGCCACAAACATCACCAGGATAAGGGCCCCTCCATCATGCACCATCGCCACTTCCATTCAAAGCTATTTCAAATACATCAACACAGTGATTTCTATCATAGTGTTTGTGGTGGGCATAGTGTGCAATTCCACCCTGTTGAGAATTATCTACCAGAATAAGTGCATGAGAAACGGGCCCAATGCCCTCATCGCCAGCCTGGCGCTGGGagacctcatctacatcaccataGATATACCCATCAACGTCTACAAGGTAAGAGACGCATATCCATCCTGTACACTGGACATCACAGTGAATTTtgcatggatatattgaagcataaTTGCATctcagagagattgagagagcgagagattatttcacttgctttggcaatgtaaacatatgtttcccatgccaataaagccccttgaatttaattgagaaagagagagcgggtgagagagagagcgagagagagagagagagagagagagagagagagagagagagagagagagagagagagagagagagagcatgagagagagagagagtgcatgagagagagagagagagagagcatgcagagagagagagagagagagagagatgagagagagagagagagagagagagagagagagagagagagagagagagagagagagagagagagagatgagagagagagagagagagagagagagatgagagagagagagagagagagagagagagagagagagagagagagagagagagagagagagagagagagagagagagagagagagagagagagagagagagagagagagagagagagagagagagagagagagagtgcagagagagagagagagagagagatgagagagagcatgcgagagagagcagagagagagagagagagagagagagagagagagagagagagagagagagagagagagagagagagagagagagagagagagagagagagagagagagagagagagagagagagagcaagagagagaaagagagagaagcatgcgagagagagagagagcaagagagagagagagagagagagagagagagaagagagagagagagagacagagagacagagagagagagagagagagagagagagagagagagagtgcgagagagagagagagagagagagagagagagagagagagcatgcgagagagagagagagagagagagagagagagagagagagagagagagagagagagagagagagacagagagacagagagacagagagagtgcaagagagagagagagcagagagagagagcagagagagagagagagaagagagagagtgtaagagagacagtgagagagagagagagagagagagagagagagagagagagagagagagagagagagagagagagagagtaatgaagaAAAGAAAGGGGAGAACAAATAAATAAAGTATTCATTAGAAGGCTCCCCAAACATCATGTTGCTCTCCAAAGTTGATTTCAGTCAGTAGTAGTACTACTTTATCTTCATTGGGTGGCTCTTTGTGATGAAGGAAGCAGGGAGAGGCCCAGACTAAAATAAACAATGGAATCAGACCAATCAGACTGCGGTCACACATTTCAGTGGCCCTGCTCTGACCCATGGTTTGTGACAGGACCAGCTCTCCTCTCCAACCCTCTTATCTGCGTTCACATTTGAACCTCTCTACACTCAGAATAAATGGGTCTGGTTAAATGATGAATCAAGTGTCCAGTGTGAGCCATTTAAACCCATTAGACCGTAGTCCATTTACCCCCCATGTGGGTTCACTTTAACATGATCTAGATAGAACTCACAGATGATTTACGACGTTATCTTACCTGCTGTGGTATTATTGCTTGAGAGTAATGAGCATATTTTCCATTGGGTCCACATACATTGGTTGAACGGGTCAAGGTTCTTAATAGGATGAAGTGCAGTACATTGGGAATGCTCAGTTCATTATGAAGAGAAGTGGTGAAGCCACCTGTTTAGTATTACCGGTATACAGTTTCATCACACTGTGTCAGCACATATGGAAGTGACAGGGTCCCGGgacagatgattctccatatgtacaaagggggggggggggggggtctttcctGTATTAGGCGTTTCAGTTACACACATGAAGGATAAATCACAGTGTCCCTTTGTACTGGTGAGGAAAAGTAGTGCCGTAGGTACAACTCTGGTTTCAGGCCAAACACTCCCTGTGAACATGTCTGCACTACAGGGCCATGTGCTTTAGGGAGGCCAGGTCACTTCCTATGGGGTTTGTTTGACGCAGTTTCCAAATATAATCctatacacactacatacacacatacggacacaggctacacacacacccacagtgaCGTGGccccctttcctttccaactCCCATGTTCTGGAGACTTTTTGATTAGATGGAACCACTCCAAGTGAACAATAGGGGGACGAGGATGCACCCGTGAAGTGCTTCCTTTGGCCCGGCCTCTCAACGACTCTGGGTtaatcccctctttctctctttgttcgGCCCATGTTGATTCCTGGTTCAACAACAGCTGCCAAGACTACTTCATAATGACAAAGGGTGGTTTTAGCAGTCTGTTCTACAGGGAGAGCTGTGAGTTGTTTTGTTTAGGGAGCTCTTCTTATAAGAGGCTATGGGAAGTGGTGCTTATAGATGCCTGGAAGTCCAAATAAAGAAAGGATGTCATTTTCAGGGATAGTTCCAGGGTTGGCTTGTAGGACCTGACTCAATGATGTACTGTATCAAGATGATGAGGCGCATATGGGCCTGCTGTTGGACTGCACTCAGATTCAGAATGAAGTCAGCACGTACCATGAAATCCCTCTGATGTGACTGAGACTAGCCTGcctgttgggaagggcctgctaCAGTACCGTGGTTAAAGATAGTCTGCACCCTGAGGACAATGGGAATTGAGCTAAGAGGAGATAAACATGTGATCCTCTAACCTCAATCCCTTATAATTTATCCCTTACTAGTTAGTAAAGAAAGAGATATAAGGGCTagtccattattattattattgttgttgttgttattattattgttattattattatttctcttCACATCAGGTATTGTTCTTTCACAATTCAATTAATATTTTACATGCTTTTTTCTGTCTTCTCAGTTACCATACTGGCTAATAATGACCATTATGGATTTCTGATATCTTATGAAAGGGTTTGTAATACAGGGAAGTGCCAACTGGCTAAATGCCATCTAAGGTGTGTGGTTATTTCCTGACGATGCAAAGCCTGTTGTGAGTTGAAGCGTACATACTGTCTTCTACTATGtgctgacgctctctctctctctctgtctgtctgtctgtctgtctgtctgtctgtctgtctgtctgtctgtctgtctgtctgtctgtctgtctgtctgtctgtctgtctgtctgtctgtctgtctgtctgtctgtctgtctgtctgtctgtctgtctgtctgtctgtctgtctgtctgtctgtctgtctgtctgtctgtctgtctgtctgtctgtctgtctgtctgtctgtctgtctgtctctctctctctctctctctctctctctctctctctctctctctctctctctctctctctctctctctctctctctctctctctctctctctctctctctctctctctctctctctctctctgtctctctctctctgtctgtctgtctctctctctctctctctctctctctgtctgtctgtctctctctctctctctctctctctctctgtctctatctctctctctctctgtctctctctctctctctctctctctctctctctctctctctctctctctctctctctctctctctctctctctctctctgtccctgcagcTCCTTGCCACCAGGTTCCCCTTCGATGACAGTTACTTTGGGCTGTGTCTGTGTAAGCTGGTGCCATTCATACAGAAGGCCTCTGTGGGCATCACCGTCCTCAACCTCTGTGCCCTAAGCGTCGACAGGTCAGTCCCATGTACCACTGCTGAATTCCAAATCAACCAATGGTGGAAGATTTCAGTTCTGTGAATCTTTATATGCAGGTTACGGTAAACTCCAAATGAAAATCTGTctaataatattttttttctgtGAAATGTAGTCTactttacagtatgtatgtatcaAAGAAAAAACTCCTCTTTAAAAAATGTTGACCCTCAACCTTTGCCAGTAACTCACCAACACCGGGATTAATCAAACCAAAAGTGTTTGTTGAACAGTAAAGCCTACTCTATGTATGGAAGTGGCTGAGACAAATTAACCAGGAAAGATGAATGACTTCCCTAATTTGATTTAAAGGAAACCACAGGTTGGGAGTTAGTTTAACTCCTTAGTGGGGGTAGTAGGGTAAAGGCAGTTTATTCCGGAAGTTTGTAACGTCAGTAATAATGGAGCTCTCCCATTACCAACATAGTTACTCTCCCTCCTAGTTTTCTATTGGCTGCATCTGATAAGGGCTAGGCCATCCAGAGCCATATCCACAAcgcctctcagagtaggagtactgatctTGAATCGGCCCATATAATCTTTTTCACCATAAAAAAAATTGGatgctagatcagcactcctactctgagaagcTTTGTGGTCTTAGATGTTTCTCTCCATGAGGAGGGgtagtgtcgtggaaatttcctctatttacctaatcatgggagcaaaccacacacacacgtcagagttagttataaaagtccatctttaattatatgagctcttatcacaatccggtgactctcagataaattcagtgtctcctAGTGATTTTTTGAGAGTCCtcttacaatgcaactgagttccttttaatagcaaagacacacatagtcagacagcatagacataattcatagttcagctttgtctcctttcccaaaccccagaaccataaaccaaatcctccatatcaacagtcatatatcaaattgtcatttagatacaacccacTCAAAATACaaactcctggacaaactcacggagaggagagtgaggctatAGTTTAAGATAAAAgcaacattagagggagcatagaaatgattccagacactgcaaccCTTCTTTCCCCACTAgaaaaggtagggagtaaaagatatgtttacacatgatgacactttgacctctcccctctctgtggcccatgcaacttagttttgacatagaacagataactgcaacctcacCACAGAATTacacaaaaataccattctgatgacaagtaacttacacacatttgatgaatattaaacatcttacaaatgttaccaacaaattctgatcctTCCACGACAGTAGCTTTGCCATCAAGGAGCAGAAGTAGTTTTTATTCTCAAATCTAAACATGTTTATTCTCACATTTTTAACTCGGATTGTTTTGTGTCTGTTGCTACACGACTAGACTTGTATTCCCGTCTCACTCCCTCCAGTTCTTGTAACACTTAACACAGTCGGTCCTGTTTATCAGCAGAGTGAAAGTGAGGGGCTGACGTCCGGCTTCATTGGTCTGTGAGTTAGCAGACATAAGAGATAAGAGCATAAGGAGGCCTGTTCTGGATCTAAAGGGATGGAAGCCAGTTTAACATACCAGCTATGCTGAATGACTCccatcatagagagagagagagagacgctagTGGTAGAGCCGAGTTCAATAGCAGATGGTCTCCATTTTGTTCTCAGAAAACGTGCAGCATATCTCGCCTGGTTTGCACGCGTTGTGTCTCGTTCCTctctgtttgagagagagagggagcgagagggagagaatgtggaTGCATTACCATCTGGTTAAAATATAAATGACACCATGTTGTTTGACAAGGGTATTCAAGTGCATCATGAAAAATATATTGTTCAGGTCATAAAATCTTGATGCACCGTTTTACTAAAACATTCAGACAAGCGGTGCCTATTAATGAAATAAACAAGCAAACATGATTTGGAACACAGGAAACAAGCGTCAAGAAACAGACCATAGCTCCTGCCAACGCTTGTTTGGAGGCTTCACAAAACAATGAATATTAGATTCTGAGGATAAACAGTTGATTATTATCTGTTGTTCCTTAAATCTTAACTTGGATCATTTTTCTCTCAATACGATACGGTGTGTGTCTGGTCTACTGCCATGCAGTCAGTTCATAGAGCTTATCCTACAATGTACAGCTGAGTTGACCCAACATAATGGGTACTGTAATAAGATGAACAAGTATTCCAGTCGTTGTCTCACCATATCTCCGTGGTTCTCACAATCATGTTCCCATGCAGGGTTAAACGTTTGAAGTAAGTCTATTATTCAAGTACTGGAAGCGTCTCTAAAATAGGTTCACTTTTCACAGTCACTTGAACCTCCTAGCAAAGCTGGTTGAAATGACTTCATTACAACCATTTAAAGCTGGTTGAAATGACTTCATTACAACCATTAAAAGCTGGTTGAAATGACTTCATTACAACTAGTTTCGCCGCTGGGCTGTTTATTAGTTCCACCTCAGCAGTTGTTGCTGAAAGGTCCACAGCCCTGGCTCTGCTCTAACCCCTACCTTACCCCACCATGTTCACCCTTTCATTCTTTGTGTCCCTCTATGCCCCAGGTACCGTGCAGTGGCGTCATGGAGCAGGGTCCAGGGAG comes from Oncorhynchus gorbuscha isolate QuinsamMale2020 ecotype Even-year linkage group LG24, OgorEven_v1.0, whole genome shotgun sequence and encodes:
- the LOC124012551 gene encoding endothelin receptor type B-like → MGNPYTICPSPETKRGMCSIMVAPIVHVLVLMAVMAALPGPGMCQINSTTDEGEKDSLPPDQGLVLLNTHITLQPLGFHSTSSPFLEHGSPISTRGHHGPQWHRVGAGSGATNITRIRAPPSCTIATSIQSYFKYINTVISIIVFVVGIVCNSTLLRIIYQNKCMRNGPNALIASLALGDLIYITIDIPINVYKLLATRFPFDDSYFGLCLCKLVPFIQKASVGITVLNLCALSVDRYRAVASWSRVQGVGIPLRTAMEIVSIWVLSMALAVPEAIGFDMVQFNYRNETIRTCMLYPKTDFMMYYKDIKDWWLFGFYFCVPLMCTAVFYTLMTCEMLNHRNGSLRIVLSEHLKQRREVAKAVFCLVLIFALCWFPLHLSRILKKMVYNSGDVGRCDLLNFLLVLDYLSINLATVNSCINPIILYFVSKKFKNCFKSCLCCWCHSDATVTSTGQNGNGTSIQCKSPEPANLHTDRSLRKDSD